In Oryza sativa Japonica Group chromosome 11, ASM3414082v1, the following are encoded in one genomic region:
- the LOC4351168 gene encoding importin beta-like SAD2 homolog has protein sequence MEVEAQTSAAAAAAGDELRSLLSATLSPDKAAVDAATEGLSRIAASSDPRFPISLLAVAAADGDQGTKVAAATYLKNYTRRNIDWGLSSPELYKEFRDRLAQALLQVEPFLLRVLIEVFRQVIEKDFVKENLWPELVPQLKQVIQSSNIISPGQHPEWNTINALTVLQSVVRPFQYFLNPKVAKEPVPPQLEQIASEILVPLQVTFHHIADKVLLSHDETNLEYEQLLLITSKCMYFTVRSYMPSRVKQILPSFCKDMFRILESLDFNSQYEDRATTRLKTAKRCLIILCTLVTRHRKHADDQMAHIVNSATRISSQSIHLHKLGPLSDRIISLSFDVISRVLETGPGWRLVSPHFSSLLDSAIFPALALNEKDITEWEDDTDEYMRKNLPCELDDISGWAEDLFTARKSGINLLGVIALSKGPPVVSAASKRKKGDKSKGKGERSSIGELLVIPFLSKFPIPPQGEDVSSKAVQNYFGVLMAFGGLQDFLTEKKDLTNTIIRNRILPLYSLDPCSPYLISAANWIIGQLALCLPEAMSTNIYHSLMKALTMEDFDELSCYPVRASASGAIAELIENGYAPPDWLVLLQVVMKRISVEDENESTLLFQLLGTIIESGQEKVLPHIPEIVSNIANTIMKLLPPVPDPWPQAVERGFAALVSMAQAWESSAPDENKDIEMRVWQSGQFAIAQTFSHVLQKAWLLPVEQMGLSVCSSLPPLSCVNDASILLEFIMRSITSMEETASMKVFELVAIWADIIACWDSWEEMEDQGIFNTIKEAVNFHQNFDSTGFFLKILPSRSENSSQSSVISWVSSFITRAIEAYPSATWRACSCMHTLLHTPNFSLGAEDTRMTLAVSFAQAAFSRFKSVSDSPSGIWKPLILVISSCYICYPDAIEQLLRKYDSNGYAIWASALAQISSSSFNPGLSSESEIKLAVLTLATVIERLLALSTGGTKLLHDCCVSLMESCIHLKEVQEDGDDGDGAEDLDDDDEEEEDTDEDDEDSDDDDDVREETEEEFLQRYAAAAAGESIEIVEDGDIDDETQDIELGSLDEMDVQQVVLSMMKIRPDLIRAQTFPDGLMERMAETFPEYEQLVHVHRQALAILQ, from the exons ATGGAGGTCGAAGCCCAgacctcggccgccgcggcggcggccggcgacgagctccggtcGCTCCTCTCCGCCACCCTGAGCCCCGAcaaggcggcggtggacgccgCCACGGAAGGGCTCTCCAggatcgccgcctcctccgaccCCCGCTtccccatctccctcctcgccgtcgccgcag CTGATGGGGACCAAGGAACAAAAGTTGCTGCAGCAACATACTTGAAGAATTACACACGCCGAAATATTGACTGGGGGTTGTCATCACCTGAGCTTTATAAAGAGTTCCGTGATCGGCTCGCCCAGGCGTTGCTTCAAGTGGAACCTTTCCTTCTTCGAGTATTGATTGAAGTT TTCCGCCAAGTCATAGAAAAAGATTTTGTCAAGGAAAATTTGTGGCCTGAACTTGTCCCCCAGTTGAAGCAAGTGATCCAGAGCAGCAATATAATAAGTCCAGGCCAGCATCCTGAATGGAATACTATCAACGCACTCACAGTACTTCAATCTGTTGTTAGGCCCTTCCAG TACTTCTTGAACCCCAAAGTAGCAAAAGAGCCTGTTCCACCACAATTGGAGCAAATCGCATCTGAGATTCTTGTACCACTACAAGTGACATTCCATCACATTGCTGACAAG GTTCTGTTGTCACATGATGAGACTAATCTGGAATACGAGCAACTCCTACTCATCACGAGCAAGTGCATGTATTTCACT GTTAGGTCATACATGCCATCTAGGGTAAAGCAGATTTTGCCTTCCTTTTGCAAAGACATGTTCCGCATACTAGAATCACTGGATTTCAACAGTCAATATGAAGATAGAGCCACAACAAGGCTCAAGACTGCAAAGAGATGCCTCATCATACTTTGCACACTTGTTACTCGTCACCGGAAACATGCTGACGA CCAGATGGCACATATAGTCAACAGCGCAACCAGAATATCAAGTCAAAGCATTCATTTACAT AAACTCGGCCCTCTCTCTGATCGGATCATTTCATTGTCATTTGATGTAATTTCTCGTGTTCTGGAGACAGGCCCT GGATGGCGACTTGTTTCACCACATTTTTCTTCACTTCTGGATTCAGCAATTTTTCCAGCTTTAGCATTAAATGAAAAG GATATAACAGAGTGGGAAGACGATACTGATGAGTACATGCGGAAAAATCTACCTTGTGAACTT GACGACATTTCAGGATGGGCTGAGGATTTATTCACAGCAAGAAAAAGTGGTATCAATTTACTTGGTGTTATAGCCCTATCGAAG GGCCCACCAGTTGTATCTGCAGCTTCTAAGCGTAAGAAAGGTGATAAAAGTAAAGGAAAAGGAGAAAGGAGCTCCATTGGGGAGTTATTGGTTATACCATTCCTGTCAAAATTTCCTATACCTCCCCAGGGGGAAGATGTGTCATCAAAGGCAGTGCAGAA TTATTTCGGTGTTCTAATGGCATTTGGGGGCCTCCAAGAT TTTCTGACTGAGAAAAAAGATTTGACAAATACAATCATTAGGAATCGTATTCTTCCACTGTATTCCCTGGATCCATGCAGTCCATATTTGATTTCTGCAGCAAACTGGATTATTGGACAGCTTGCGTTGTGCCTACCAGAG GCCATGAGCACAAATATTTATCATTCATTAATGAAGGCATTGACGATGGAGGATTTTGATGAGTTGAGCTGTTATCCTGTTCGTGCTTCTGCTTCTGGTGCCATTGCAGAACTCATTGAG AATGGTTATGCTCCTCCTGATTGGCTTGTCCTTTTACAAGTGGTGATGAAAAGGATAAGCGTTGAAGATGAAAATGAGTCTACTCTTTTGTTTCAGCTTCTGGGCACAATAATCGAGTCTGGCCAAGAAAAAGTTTTGCCTCACATTCCTGAAATTGTATCTAACATAGCCAATACCATAATGAAGCTATTGCCCCCTGTGCCAGATCCCTGGCCTCAG GCTGTTGAACGGGGTTTTGCTGCACTGGTATCGATGGCTCAAGCTTGGGAAAGCTCTGCACCAGATGAAAACAAGGACATTGAAATGAGGGTCTGGCAGTCAGGCCAGTTTGCTATCGCCCAAACATTTTCGCATGTGTTACAAAAGGCTTGGTTGCTTCCAGTTGAGCAAATG GGGTTATCTGTTTGCTCTTCATTGCCACCTCTGTCATGTGTAAATGATGCTTCTATTTTACTTGAGTTCATTATGAGGTCTATCACCTCTATGGAAGAAACTGCAAGTATGAAGGTGTTTGAGCTAGTAGCTATATGGGCTGACATAATTGCTTGTTGGGATTCTTGGGAGGAAATGGAGGATCAGGGAATTTTCAATACAATCAAAGAAGCTGTTAACTTCCATCAAAACTTTGATTCTACTGGTTTCTTCCTGAAAATACTCCCTTCCCGATCTGAAAATAGTTCACAAAGTTCAGTCATTAGTTGGGTTTCTAGTTTTATAACCAGGGCCATTGAAGCTTACCCATCTGCAACATGGAGGGCAtgttcatgcatgcatacactGCTGCACACTCCTAATTTCTCTCTTGGAGCAGAAGATACTAGAATGACTCTTGCTGTATCCTTTGCGCAAGCAGCATTCTCCCGTTTCAAGTCTGTATCTGACAGCCCTTCTGGGATATGGAAACCACTAATACTAGTCATTTCGTCATGCTACATATGCTACCCTGATGCTATTGAGCAACTCTTACGCAAATATGACAGTAACGGTTATGCGATATGGGCATCTGCATTAGCACAAATCTCAAGTAGCTCTTTCAATCCTGGCTTGTCATCTGAATCCGAGATCAAACTAGCTG TGTTAACGTTAGCAACTGTAATTGAGCGTCTTTTGGCCCTTTCTACGGGTGGCACCAAACTGTTGCATGATTGCTGTGTATCATTGATGGAGTCTTGCATCCATCTGAAGGAAGTTCAAGAGGATGGGGATGATGGTGATGGTGCAGAAGatcttgatgatgatgatgaagaggaggaagacaccGATGAAGATGATGAG GAttcggatgatgatgatgatgtacgCGAAGAGACAGAAGAGGAATTTCTTCAAAGATATGCAGCGGCTGCCGCTGGTGAATCAATTGAAATTGTTGAGGACGGTGACATTGATGATGAAACCCAAGACATTGAATTGG GTTCCCTGGATGAAATGGACGTACAACAAGTGGTTCTTTCGATGATGAAGATTCGTCCTGATCTCATTCGCGCTCAAACATTTCCGGATGGCCTAATGGAGAGAATGGCAGAAACGTTTCCTGAATATGAACAGTTGGTCCATGTTCATCGGCAAGCCTTGGCGATACTACAATAG
- the LOC9272485 gene encoding ATP-citrate synthase subunit alpha chain protein 1-like yields the protein MARKKIREYDSKRLLKEHLKRLAGIDLQILSAQVTQSTDFTELVNQQPWLSTMKLVVKPDMLFGKRGKSGLVALNLDIAQVKEFVKERLGVEVEMGGCKAPITTFIVEPFVPHDQEYYLSIVSERLGSTISFSECGGIEIEENWDKVKTIFLSTEKPMTPDACAPLIATLPLEARGKIGDFIKGVFAVFQDLDFSFLEMNPFTIVNGEPYPLDMRGELDDTAAFKTSRSKWGNIEFPLPFGRVLSSTEGFIHDLDEKTSASLKFTVLNPKGRIWTMVAGGGASVIYADTFFFLIYHVGDLGYASELENYAEYSGAPNEEEVLQYARVVLDCATADPDGRKRALLIGGGIANFTDVGATFSGIIRALREKESKLKAARMHIYVRRGGPNYQTGLAKMRKLGAELGVPIEVYGPEATMTGICKQAIECVMAAA from the exons ATGGCGCGCAAGAAGATCCGGGAGTACGACTCCAAGCGCCTCCTCAAGGAGCACCTCAAGCGCCTCGCCGGTATCGACCTCCAGATCCTCTCCGCCCAG GTTACACAATCGACGGACTTCACAGAGCTGGTAAACCAGCAGCCATGGCTGTCAACCATGAAGTTGGTCGTGAAGCCCGACATGCTGTTCGGGAAGCGTGGCAAGAGCGGACTTGTGGCCCTCAACCTAGATATTGCTCAAGTCAAGGAGTTTGTGAAGGAGAGGCTGGGAGTTGAG GTCGAGATGGGTGGCTGCAAGGCTCCAATCACCACCTTCATTGTGGAGCCATTTGTACCCCATGATCAAGAATACTACCTTTCTATTGTCTCGGAGAGGCTGGGCAGCACCATTAGCTTCTCAGAGTGTGGAGGAATAGAAATTGAGGAGAACTGGGACAAGGTTAAGACAATTTTTCTTTCCACTGAGAAGCCAATGACACCTGATGCATGTGCTCCCTTGATTGCTACCCTTCCATTGGAG GCACGTGGAAAAATTGGTGATTTCATTAAAGGAGTCTTTGCTGTCTTCCAAG ACTTGGATTTCTCATTTCTCGAGATGAACCCATTTACCATCGTGAATGGAGAGCCGTATCCTCTGGACATGAGAGGAGAATTAGATGACACAGCAGCTTTCAAAACTTCAAGAAGTAA GTGGGGAAATATCGAATTCCCACTACCATTCGGTAGAGTTCTCAGTTCTACAGAAGGCTTTATCCATGACTTGGATGAGAAG ACAAGTGCATCTCTGAAGTTCACCGTTTTGAACCCAAAGGGGCGCATCTGGACAATGGTTGCTGGAGGTGGTGCCAGTGTCATATATGCTGATACA tttttttttcttatttaccATGTCGGAGATTTGGGATATGCTTCAGAATTAGAAAACTATGCAGAGTATAGCGGTGCTCCCAACGAGGAGGAGGTTCTGCAGTATGCTAGAGTAGTACTTGAT TGTGCGACTGCTGATCCTGATGGCCGCAAGAGAGCTCTTCTCATTGGAGGGGGTATAGCTAACTTCACCGACGTCGGGGCCACATTTAGCGGCATCATTCGGGCCTTAAGAGAGAAG GAATCCAAGTTGAAGGCTGCAAGGATGCACATCTATGTCCGACGTGGTGGTCCAAATTACCAAACTGGGCTGGCTAAAATGCGCAAGCTTGGCGCAGAACTCGGCGTCCCGATTGAG GTGTATGGGCCAGAAGCGACGATGACTGGAATCTGCAAGCAAGCAATTGAATGCGTTATGGCCGCAGCATAA